The Yersinia entomophaga nucleotide sequence GGTTGGCCTGAGACATGACGAAAATCTCAGCGATAGGTTCAAGAGTAATGCTTCATATTGAGCATTGAGCATTGAGCATTGAGCATTGAGCCCAGAGTTTGAATATCTGTACCTGAATAACTCATATTTAAATCACTAGCGCTGGAATGACGATCATCCTAATAATGAAACCTGCTGCCCGTATTTTGCTCGGGCAGCCTTCTCAATCAAAGTGTTACTTTCCACCTGCCAATTCTAGTGCGCTGCCGGTAACGTAAGAAGCGCTATCCGATAGCAGCCAAACAATGGCTTCAGCGACTTCATCGGGCTGACCACCACGTTTCATGGGTAGCTGGCTCGCCACTCTTTCAACTCTGCCCGGTTCACCGCCGCTGGCATGCATTTCGGTATAGATAAAACCTGGGCGCACGCCGTTGACACGAATACCTTCCCCCGCGACTTCGAGCGATAAGCCAGTGGTCAGAGTATCAATTGCACCTTTCGATGCGGCGTAGTCCAGATATTCGCCGGGAGCCCCTAACCGAGCGGCCGCAGAAGAAACGTTAACTATCGCTCCGCCGCGACCACCGTGTCTTTTTGCCATACGTTTTACCGCTTCTCGGCAACAGAGAAAATAGCCGGTCACGTTGGTACTAAGTACCCGATTAATTCGTTCCGCACTAATCCCTTCAATTCCCGATTGTTGAAACAAAATACCGGCGTTATTGACCAGCGCAGTAATAGTGCCAAGCTGATTATCTAATTGATTAAACAACTCAATAACTTGTTGTTCGTCGGCGATATCCGCCTGCAAGGCCACCGCCCGGCCGCCCATCGCCACAATCTGATCCACAACCTGTAAAGCGGCTTGATGGTCGTTGACGTAATTGATGCCGACCTGATAACCCTGCTGTGCCAGTAATAATGCGGTGGCTCGCCCTATCCCTCTGCTGCCGCCGGTGACTAATGCAATTTTTTCCATAGCATCATCTCTGCTTTATTTTGTTGTACGGTCTGACGTCAGAAAATTTTCGCCCAAATCAGTACCCCTACCTGCCCGATATTATTCATCGGCATTGTCGGCGTACGTAGGATCAGTCGATCTTTTTCAAACTCATAGTAACGAACCATCTGGGTGCCAACCCAATTAGGAAATAGGCCACCTTCAACAATATGAGTAATACTCTGTTTTTCCTCATTAATCTGATAACGACCAAAGTAGCAAAGCGCGCTCTCGAAAGCCGATTTCATTTCCGCATCACTGCCTTCCAGCCAGTCCAGAGAGGCGAAATCACGGCGCTCAGTGGTATAAAGCTGAGCAGCCATAGTGCCATTTTTTTTGTAATGTATCCGGCCTGATACCTTCTCGCCCATTGGGAAAGAAACACTGCCGTCTTGCAAAATAAAATGCTGTGAAAATTAAGCCCAGCTCCCAAAAATTCTGTCACTAATCATTATAATTACGCTAATATTTGTTTATATGAAAAGTAATCGTAGTCATTGATAGGGTTATATTCCAATCAGGAAATAATGCGCAGAATTAGTAATAACTTTTGATTGTCTGGGCAGATTTTAGATAGAAAAAGGGCCGCTTTCGCGACCCTATAAGCAGGTTACTCTTTAGTGATTACTCGTAATCACCGATAGGAACGCAGGAACAGAATAAATTACGGTCGCCGTACACATCATCCAGACGTTTTACCGTCGGCCAGTATTTATTTTCCATCACGCCAGCAATTGGGAACACGGCCAACTCGCGGCTATACGGATGAGTCCACTCACCCACCAGTTCAGCCTGAATGTGCGGCGCGTTCACCAGCGGGTTATCTTCTAGCGGCCATTCGCCTTTCACCACTTTGTCGATCTCGGCGCGGATAGCCAACATGGCATCAATAAAGCGATCCAGTTCGACCTTGCTTTCTGATTCCGTTGGCTCAACCATCAGCGTCCCGGCTACCGGGAAGGACATGGTCGGCGCATGGAAACCGAAGTCGATCAGACGCTTAGCGATATCCATTTCGCTAATACCGGTTTCTTCTTTCAGTGGACGAATATCCAGAATACATTCGTGAGCTACGCGGCCATCGTGGCCGGTGTACAGCACTGGATAAGCATTTTTTAAACGAGTGGCAATGTAGTTAGCGTTCAAAATCGCCACCTGGCTAGCCTGTTTCAGCCCCTGAGCGCCCATCATGCGAATGTACATCCAACTGATTGGCAGAATAGATGCACTACCGAACGGTGCAGCAGAAACTGCGCCCTGCTGCGTCGTCATACCGTCGATTTGCACAACGCTGTGACCCGGAACGAAAGGTGCCAAATGCGCTTTCACGCCGATTGGCCCCATGCCTGGGCCGCCGCCGCCGTGAGGGATACAGAAGGTTTTGTGCAAATTGAGGTGAGAAACATCTGCCCCGATATAACCAGGAGTTGTGATTCCAACCTGAGCATTCATATTCGCGCCATCCAAATACACCTGACCACCGAACTGATGAACAATCTGGCAGACTTCGCGGATGGTTTCTTCGTACACGCCGTGGGTAGACGGGTAGGTGACCATGATGCAGGAAAGCTCATCACCGGCAACTTCTGCTTTCTGACGCAGATCGTGCAGGTCAATATTGCCTTGTTTATCACAGGCCACCACCACCACCGACATACCGGCCATTTGTGCCGACGCTGGGTTGGTTCCGTGAGCTGAGCTTGGAATCAGACACACATGACGCCGGGCTTCATTGCGGCTTTCATGGTAACGGCGAATAGCCAGCAAACCGGCATATTCACCCTGAGCACCGGAGTTCGGCTGCATGCACACAGCATCATAGCCGGTCAGTTGCACCAGCCATTGTGACAGCTGGCCAATCATTTGTTGATAACCGGCGGCCTGCTCTGGCGGGCAGAATGGATGCAACTCGGCAAATTCCGGCCAAGTGATTGGAATCATCTCGGCGGCAGCGTTCAGCTTCATCGTGCAAGAACCCAGCGGAATCATCGCCTGATTCAGCGCCAGATCTTTTTTCTCCAAACGATGCATATAACGCATCATTTCGGTTTCGCTGTGATAACTATTGAATACTGGATGCGTTAAAATCGGGTCTTTACGCACTAAAGCTTCAGGAATTGAGCGGCTTTCTTTGCTCACTTCCGCATCCAGCTTATCAATATCCAGACCGTGTTCATCACCTGCCAGCAGAGCAAACAGAGTTTGAATATCTTCGCGAGAGGTGGTTTCGTTCAGAGTGATACCCACCGCGCCATGAATATCGGTACGCAGATTGATACCAAAGCTTAGGGCGCGCGCCAATACCGCCGCTTTGTCTTTCACTTCAACGGTCAGGGTATCGAACCAGGTTTTGAAACGCAGAGTCAGACCGGCTTGTTGCAAGCCAGCGGCCAGAATGTCGGTCATGCGATGAATACGACCGGCTATGCGTTGCAGCCCCTGCGGGCCATGATAAACCGCATACAGGCCGGCGATGTTTGCCAGTAATACCTGTGAGGTACAAATGTTGGAGTTAGCTTTCTCGCGGCGAATATGCTGCTCACGAGTTTGCATCGCCATACGCAGCGCAGTGTTACCTGCCGCATCTCGGGAAACACCGATAATACGACCCGGCATTGAGCGTTTGAACTCATCGCGGCAAGCGAAGAAAGCGGCGTGCGGGCCGCCGTACCCCATTGGAACGCCAAAGCGTTGAGCTGAACCGAAGGCGACCTCTGCGCCCTGCTGGCCCGGAGCGGTCAGCAGTACCAGTGCCATCAAATCGGCGGCCATACAGGTAATTATTTTACGTTTTTTCAGCGCTGTCAGCAGTGTGCCGTAGTCGTGCAGCTCGCCGGTGGTGCCCACCTGTTGCAACAGCACGCCAAAGACGCCCTCTAGCTCCAGCACTTTTTCAGCGCGATCGACGATAACGTCAAAACCGAAGGTTTCGGCACGGGTGCGAACCACGTCCAGAGTTTGTGGATGAACATCGTCTGCAACGAAGAAACGGTTGGCATCTTTCACTTTGCTGGCGCGTTTACACAGCGCCATAGATTCGGCCGCTGCGGTAGCTTCATCCAGCAAAGAAGCGGAAGCCAGATCCAGACCGGTCAAATCCAGAGTTAATTGCTGGAAGTTCAACAGCGCTTCCAGGCGCCCCTGCGAAACTTCTGGCTGATAAGGGGTATAAGCGGTGTACCAGCCCGGATTTTCCAGCATATTGCGCAGAATAACCGGCGGAGTCAGCACCGGGCTGTAGCCCATCCCGATATAGGATTTATAGCGTTGGTTTTGGCTGGCAATCGCTTTAAGTTCGGCCAGAGCCTGATGTTCAGTGGCTGCGTCACCTACCGGCGGCGGGCCCGGCAATTGAATATCTGCCGGAACAATCTGCTGGATCAATGCACTTAACGAACGGACACCTACAGTAGCCAGCATTTCTTGCTGCTGCTCGGCGTTAGAACCGATGTGGCGCTGGATAAACGCGTCGTTATGTTCAAGTTGGCTGAGAGTCTGAGTCATTTGCTACAAATTCCTGAATCAAGCATGGGACGGGATACGGTCGGTCGATACAAAAAAAAGCCCCGGCTCAGCAACTGAAACGGGGCGATACTCTTATTCGTCCAGCGTGGTGCGATAGGCGTCTGCGTCCAGCAGACTATCCAGCTCTGACTCGTCAGAAGCCTTGATGCTGAACAACCAGCCGTCGGTGTAAGGTGCGCTGTTCACCAGTTCCGGGGAGCTTTCCAAATCGGTGTTAACCGCAACGATTTCGCCGCTGATCGGCGCATAGATGT carries:
- a CDS encoding SDR family oxidoreductase, producing the protein MEKIALVTGGSRGIGRATALLLAQQGYQVGINYVNDHQAALQVVDQIVAMGGRAVALQADIADEQQVIELFNQLDNQLGTITALVNNAGILFQQSGIEGISAERINRVLSTNVTGYFLCCREAVKRMAKRHGGRGGAIVNVSSAAARLGAPGEYLDYAASKGAIDTLTTGLSLEVAGEGIRVNGVRPGFIYTEMHASGGEPGRVERVASQLPMKRGGQPDEVAEAIVWLLSDSASYVTGSALELAGGK
- a CDS encoding lipocalin-like domain-containing protein, which translates into the protein MLQDGSVSFPMGEKVSGRIHYKKNGTMAAQLYTTERRDFASLDWLEGSDAEMKSAFESALCYFGRYQINEEKQSITHIVEGGLFPNWVGTQMVRYYEFEKDRLILRTPTMPMNNIGQVGVLIWAKIF
- the gcvP gene encoding aminomethyl-transferring glycine dehydrogenase, whose amino-acid sequence is MTQTLSQLEHNDAFIQRHIGSNAEQQQEMLATVGVRSLSALIQQIVPADIQLPGPPPVGDAATEHQALAELKAIASQNQRYKSYIGMGYSPVLTPPVILRNMLENPGWYTAYTPYQPEVSQGRLEALLNFQQLTLDLTGLDLASASLLDEATAAAESMALCKRASKVKDANRFFVADDVHPQTLDVVRTRAETFGFDVIVDRAEKVLELEGVFGVLLQQVGTTGELHDYGTLLTALKKRKIITCMAADLMALVLLTAPGQQGAEVAFGSAQRFGVPMGYGGPHAAFFACRDEFKRSMPGRIIGVSRDAAGNTALRMAMQTREQHIRREKANSNICTSQVLLANIAGLYAVYHGPQGLQRIAGRIHRMTDILAAGLQQAGLTLRFKTWFDTLTVEVKDKAAVLARALSFGINLRTDIHGAVGITLNETTSREDIQTLFALLAGDEHGLDIDKLDAEVSKESRSIPEALVRKDPILTHPVFNSYHSETEMMRYMHRLEKKDLALNQAMIPLGSCTMKLNAAAEMIPITWPEFAELHPFCPPEQAAGYQQMIGQLSQWLVQLTGYDAVCMQPNSGAQGEYAGLLAIRRYHESRNEARRHVCLIPSSAHGTNPASAQMAGMSVVVVACDKQGNIDLHDLRQKAEVAGDELSCIMVTYPSTHGVYEETIREVCQIVHQFGGQVYLDGANMNAQVGITTPGYIGADVSHLNLHKTFCIPHGGGGPGMGPIGVKAHLAPFVPGHSVVQIDGMTTQQGAVSAAPFGSASILPISWMYIRMMGAQGLKQASQVAILNANYIATRLKNAYPVLYTGHDGRVAHECILDIRPLKEETGISEMDIAKRLIDFGFHAPTMSFPVAGTLMVEPTESESKVELDRFIDAMLAIRAEIDKVVKGEWPLEDNPLVNAPHIQAELVGEWTHPYSRELAVFPIAGVMENKYWPTVKRLDDVYGDRNLFCSCVPIGDYE